A window of the Sabethes cyaneus chromosome 1, idSabCyanKW18_F2, whole genome shotgun sequence genome harbors these coding sequences:
- the LOC128745807 gene encoding uncharacterized protein K02A2.6-like: protein MRAPNRAINREYFRLPTLEEMKIKLYGAKYFTKLDLKNAYYHLELNRESRDLTTFLAESGMFRFTRLMFGVNCAPEIFQREMTRVLESIENKIVYIDDILIFADELGKLHKTVADVLRILENHNLTLNTSKCEFDKKRIVFLGHELDQDGFHIEKSKVEAIQKFRRPTSVSELRSFLGLASFVSPYIRNFAKITSSLWTVAGSKAWIWGEQQEKAFHKVKEQIILCTLSLGYFSERESTILYTDASPNALGAVLVQEGANKTRRIISFASKALTPTERRYAQNQREALSAVWAVEHFSYFLLGRHFTLRTDARGITFIFDRARENTKRALTRADGWALRLSPYSYTVEYVKGRDNIADPSSRLYEGNDVPFDEDASPWEIANLEANVVSFLTEDEIREVTAEDEILKQVIQALGSGCWTKPLNRYRAVSSDLSVKNGLITKLGCIVIPEKLRQKTLEVAHAGHPLAAKLKSILRERVWWPEMSKNAEEWVNSCKTCAVNGRPEKPTPMQRIFAPKTVWETIALDFNGPYARYGGILILVAIDYRSRYAFARAVKSTSFENTKKVLDEIFRMEGFPKAIKTDNGPPFNSEEYKKYCSERGIQSIFSTPFFPQQNGLVENFMKIINKAMSAAVSNKTDYNEELQSAVQAHNAAAHSVTKMAPEEVLCGRKIQRGLPLFIRGRSNVDDQLLDSRDSRAKIQSKAHQDRKRSAKPCRVGPGDTVIVERYSKTKGEARFDAKRYTVVQENNGNLVLNDDGGNLLKRHVSQVKKVHFWRPTPLISSSAKSATSTFAAVDNSNPAAISTRLPRDRKAPSYLVDYKV, encoded by the coding sequence ATGCGGGCACCAAATCGGGCTATCAATCGCGAATACTTTCGTCTACCGACTCTTGAGGAAATGAAAATCAAGCTGTACGGCGCCAAGTATTTTACGAAGCTGGATCTGAAAAATGCCTACTATCACCTAGAGCTGAACCGCGAATCGCGTGATCTGACGACTTTTCTGGCAGAAAGTGGCATGTTCCGTTTCACACGGCTGATGTTCGGTGTGAATTGTGCGCCGGAGATATTCCAAAGGGAAATGACACGTGTCCTAGAAagcattgaaaacaaaattgtctatatcgacgacattttgatttttgctGATGAGTTAGGAAAGCTTCATAAAACAGTCGCAGATGTGTTAAGAATTCTTGAAAATCATAATTTAACTCTAAACACATCAAAATGTGAATTCGATAAAAAAAGGATAGTATTTTTGGGGCACGAGTTAGATCAAGATGGGTTCCACATTGAAAAATCTAAGGTAGAAGCTATTCAAAAATTTCGGCGCCCAACGTCAGTCTCAGAATTGAGGAGCTTTCTAGGTCTAGCATCGTTCGTTAGCCCGTACATACGAAATTTCGCTAAAATTACGAGCTCCTTGTGGACAGTTGCGGGTTCCAAAGCATGGATTTGGGGAGAGCAACAAGAGAAAGCATTTCACAAAGTGAAGGAGCAAATAATTCTTTGTACGCTATCTCTAGGCTATTTTTCAGAGCGCGAAAGTACCATTCTCTACACTGACGCTTctcctaatgcattaggagCCGTGTTAGTTCAGGAGGGTGCAAATAAAACGCGCCGCATTATTAGTTTTGCGTCTAAAGCCTTGACACCCACCGAACGCAGATATGCCCAAAATCAGAGAGAAGCTCTAAGTGCAGTATGGGCTGTTGAGCATTTTTCTTACTTCCTATTAGGGAGACACTTTACTTTGCGCACCGATGCTAGAGGTATAACTTTCATTTTTGATCGTGCACGCGAAAATACGAAAAGAGCGCTGACTAGAGCAGACGGTTGGGCTTTGCGTCTCAGCCCATATAGTTATACTGTGGAATATGTGAAAGGCCGAGACAACATAGCTGACCCGTCGTCAAGACTGTATGAAGGAAATGATGTTCCATTCGACGAAGACGCAAGCCCATGGGAGATCGCTAATCTAGAAGCCAACGTCGTTAGCTTTCTAACcgaggatgaaatcagagaagTTACCGCTGAAGACGAAATACTTAAACAGGTGATTCAGGCGCTTGGCTCGGGGTGCTGGACTAAACCGTTAAACCGATATCGGGCGGTATCAAGCGATCTTTCTGTAAAAAATGGTTTGATTACGAAACTGGGATGTATCGTGATACCAGAAAAACTTCGTCAGAAGACACTTGAAGTTGCTCACGCTGGACATCCCCTGGCAGCAAAACTCAAGAGCATTCTTCGAGAGCGCGTATGGTGGCCGGAGATGAGTAAGAATGCCGAAGAATGGGTTAATTCTTGTAAAACATGCGCAGTGAATGGTAGGCCTGAAAAACCAACTCCGATGCAACGCATATTTGCTCCGAAAACCGTCTGGGAAACGATAGCTCTGGACTTTAACGGTCCATATGCAAGATACGGCGGAATTTTAATTCTAGTTGCGATTGACTATAGATCCAGGTACGCTTTCGCTAGAGCTGTGAAATCTACGAGTTTCGAAAACACAAAAAAGGTTCTCGATGAGATATTTAGGATGGAAGGTTTTCCAAAAGCTATAAAGACCGACAATGGTCCTCCCTTCAACAGTGAGGAGTATAAGAAGTATTGTAGCGAACGGGGAATCCAATCCATATTCTCTACGCCGTTTTTCCCACAGCAGAATGGCTTGGTGGAAAATTTCATGAAGATCATCAACAAAGCAATGTCAGCAGCAGTGTCGAATAAAACTGACTATAATGAGGAACTGCAGTCTGCTGTGCAGGCGCACAATGCGGCAGCTCATTCAGTCACTAAGATGGCCCCAGAAGAGGTTTTGTGCGGGCGGAAAATTCAAAGGGGACTTCCTTTGTTTATCCGAGGCAGATCTAATGTAGACGATCAGCTGTTGGATTCGAGAGATTCGAGGGCAAAAATTCAATCGAAGGCTCATCAAGATCGTAAACGTAGCGCAAAACCTTGCAGAGTTGGCCCTGGTGACACTGTTATAGTGGAACGGTATTCTAAAACAAAGGGAGAAGCAAGGTTCGACGCGAAACGCTACACTGTAGTTCAGGAGAACAACGGCAATTTAGTCCTAAACGACGATGGTGGTAACCTACTGAAGCGACATGTTTCTCAGGTCAAGAAAGTGCACTTTTGGCGGCCTACGCCTTTGATTTCGAGTTCCGCTAAATCGGCAACTTCAACGTTTGCGGCAGTTGATAACTCTAACCCAGCTGCTATTTCAACTCGCCTTCCAAGGGATAGAAAGGCTCCGTCATATTTGGTTGATTATAAGGTTTGA